The Cervus canadensis isolate Bull #8, Minnesota chromosome 29, ASM1932006v1, whole genome shotgun sequence genome includes a window with the following:
- the RELA gene encoding transcription factor p65 isoform X2 yields the protein MDDLFPLIFPAEPAQASGPYVEIIEQPKQRGMRFRYKCEGRSAGSIPGERSTDTTKTHPTIKINGYTGPGTVRISLVTKDPPHRPHPHELVGKDCRDGFYEAELCPDRCIHSFQNLGIQCVKKRDLEQAISQRIQTNNNPFQVPIEEQRGDYDLNAVRLCFQVTVRDPAGRPLRLVPVLSHPIFDNRAPNTAELKICRVNRNSGSCLGGDEIFLLCDKVQKEDIEVYFTGPGWEARGSFSQADVHRQVAIVFRTPPYADPSLQAPVRVSMQLRRPSDRELSEPMEFQYLPDTDDRHRIEEKRKRTYETFKSIMKKSPFNGPTDPRPPTRRIAVPNRSSASIPKPAPQPYSFTPSLSTINFEEFSPMVFPSGQIPSQTSALAPAPNPVLTQTPVLAPAPGMASTPAPAPAPGMASTLAQALAPGLAQAVTPPAPKTNQTGEGTLTEALLQLQFDTDEDLGALLGNNTDPAVFTDLASVDNSEFQQLLNQGVPMGPHTAEPMLMEYPEAITRLVTGSQRPPDPAPTPLGPPGLTNGLLSGDEDFSSIADVDFSALLSQISS from the exons ATGGACG ACCTCTTCCCCCTCATCTTCCCCGCAG AGCCGGCACAGGCCTCCGGCCCCTATGTGGAGATCATCGAGCAGCCCAAGCAGCGGGGCATGCGCTTCCGCTACAAGTGCGAGGGCCGCTCAGCCGGCAGCATCCCTGGCGAGAGGAGCACGGACACCACCAAGACCCACCCCACCATCAAG ATCAATGGCTACACAGGGCCAGGGACAGTCCGCATCTCCCTGGTCACCAAGGACCCCCCTCACCGGCCTCACCCCCACGAGCTTGTGGGGAAAGACTGCCGGGATGGCTTCTATGAGGCTGAGCTCTGCCCCGACCGCTGCATCCACAG CTTTCAGAACCTGGGGATCCAGTGTGTAAAGAAGCGGGACCTGGAGCAGGCCATCAGCCAGCGCATCCAGACCAACAACAACCCCTTCCAAG TTCCCATAGAAGAGCAGCGCGGGGACTATGACCTGAATGCTGTCCGGCTCTGCTTCCAGGTGACAGTGCGGGACCCAGCAGGCAGGCCCCTCCGCCTGGTGCCTGTCCTCTCTCATCCCATCTTTGACAACC GCGCCCCCAACACCGCCGAGCTCAAGATCTGCCGGGTGAATCGgaactctgggagctgccttggcGGGGACGAGATCTTCCTGCTATGTGACAAGGTGCAGAAAG aggaCATCGAGGTGTATTTCACGGGACCAGGCTGGGAGGCCCGAGGCTCCTTTTCACAAGCTGATGTGCACCGGCAAGTGGCCATTGTGTTCCGGACGCCGCCCTACGCGGACCCCAGCCTGCAGGCCCCTGTGCGTGTCTCCATGCAGCTGCGGCGGCCTTCCGATCGGGAGCTCAGTGAGCCCATGGAATTCCAGTACTTGCCAGACACAG ACGATCGTCACCGGATTGAGGAGAAGCGCAAAAGGACATACGAGACCTTCAAGAGCATCATGAAAAAGAGCCCTTTCAATG GACCCACCGACCCCCGGCCTCCGACCCGGCGCATCGCTGTGCCTAACCGCAGCTCAGCCTCCATCCCCAAGCCAG ctcCCCAGCCCTATTCCTTTACGCCATCTCTCAGCACCATCAACTTTGAGGAGTTTTCCCCCATGGTCTTTCCTTCTGGGCAGATCCCAAGCCAGACCTCGGCCTTGGCACCAGCCCCCAACCCGGTCCTGACCCAGACCCCAGtcctggccccagccccaggcatGGCATCAaccccggccccggccccagccccaggcatGGCATCAACCCTGGCCCAGGCCCTAGCCCCAGGCCTGGCTCAGGCTGTGACCCCGCCTGCCCCCAAGACCAACCAGACTGGGGAAGGGACACTGACAGAGGCCCTGCTGCAGCTGCAGTTTGATACCGATGAAGACCTGGGGGCTCTGCTTGGCAACAACACTGACCCTGCCGTGTTCACAGACCTGGCATCTGTCGACAACTCTGAGTTTCAGCAGTTGCTGAACCAGGGTGTACCCATGGGCCCCCACACAGCTGAGCCCATGCTGATGGAGTACCCTGAGGCTATAACTCGCCTGGTGACAGGGTCCCAGAGGCCCCCTGACCCAGCTCCCACTCCCCTGGGGCCCCCTGGGCTCACCAATGGTCTCCTCTCAGGGGATGAAGACTTCTCCTCCATCGCGGACGTGGACTTCTCAGCCCTCCTGAGTCAGATCAGCTCCTAA
- the RELA gene encoding transcription factor p65 isoform X1 gives MWRSSSSPSSGACASATSARAAQPAASLARGARTPPRPTPPSRSAEPQSGGPRVRGLGLASSPSPHPIPKSVPASSVWNSRPLGCSLFFGQINGYTGPGTVRISLVTKDPPHRPHPHELVGKDCRDGFYEAELCPDRCIHSFQNLGIQCVKKRDLEQAISQRIQTNNNPFQVPIEEQRGDYDLNAVRLCFQVTVRDPAGRPLRLVPVLSHPIFDNRAPNTAELKICRVNRNSGSCLGGDEIFLLCDKVQKEDIEVYFTGPGWEARGSFSQADVHRQVAIVFRTPPYADPSLQAPVRVSMQLRRPSDRELSEPMEFQYLPDTDDRHRIEEKRKRTYETFKSIMKKSPFNGPTDPRPPTRRIAVPNRSSASIPKPAPQPYSFTPSLSTINFEEFSPMVFPSGQIPSQTSALAPAPNPVLTQTPVLAPAPGMASTPAPAPAPGMASTLAQALAPGLAQAVTPPAPKTNQTGEGTLTEALLQLQFDTDEDLGALLGNNTDPAVFTDLASVDNSEFQQLLNQGVPMGPHTAEPMLMEYPEAITRLVTGSQRPPDPAPTPLGPPGLTNGLLSGDEDFSSIADVDFSALLSQISS, from the exons ATGTGGAGATCATCGAGCAGCCCAAGCAGCGGGGCATGCGCTTCCGCTACAAGTGCGAGGGCCGCTCAGCCGGCAGCATCCCTGGCGAGAGGAGCACGGACACCACCAAGACCCACCCCACCATCAAGGTCAGCAGAGCCCCAGAGCGGGGGACCCAGAGTCAGAGGGCTGGGACTTGcttccagcccctccccccaccccatcccgaAATCTGTGCCTGCGAGTTCGGTCTGGAATTCCCGCCCTCTAGGGTGCTCTCTGTTCTTTGGACAGATCAATGGCTACACAGGGCCAGGGACAGTCCGCATCTCCCTGGTCACCAAGGACCCCCCTCACCGGCCTCACCCCCACGAGCTTGTGGGGAAAGACTGCCGGGATGGCTTCTATGAGGCTGAGCTCTGCCCCGACCGCTGCATCCACAG CTTTCAGAACCTGGGGATCCAGTGTGTAAAGAAGCGGGACCTGGAGCAGGCCATCAGCCAGCGCATCCAGACCAACAACAACCCCTTCCAAG TTCCCATAGAAGAGCAGCGCGGGGACTATGACCTGAATGCTGTCCGGCTCTGCTTCCAGGTGACAGTGCGGGACCCAGCAGGCAGGCCCCTCCGCCTGGTGCCTGTCCTCTCTCATCCCATCTTTGACAACC GCGCCCCCAACACCGCCGAGCTCAAGATCTGCCGGGTGAATCGgaactctgggagctgccttggcGGGGACGAGATCTTCCTGCTATGTGACAAGGTGCAGAAAG aggaCATCGAGGTGTATTTCACGGGACCAGGCTGGGAGGCCCGAGGCTCCTTTTCACAAGCTGATGTGCACCGGCAAGTGGCCATTGTGTTCCGGACGCCGCCCTACGCGGACCCCAGCCTGCAGGCCCCTGTGCGTGTCTCCATGCAGCTGCGGCGGCCTTCCGATCGGGAGCTCAGTGAGCCCATGGAATTCCAGTACTTGCCAGACACAG ACGATCGTCACCGGATTGAGGAGAAGCGCAAAAGGACATACGAGACCTTCAAGAGCATCATGAAAAAGAGCCCTTTCAATG GACCCACCGACCCCCGGCCTCCGACCCGGCGCATCGCTGTGCCTAACCGCAGCTCAGCCTCCATCCCCAAGCCAG ctcCCCAGCCCTATTCCTTTACGCCATCTCTCAGCACCATCAACTTTGAGGAGTTTTCCCCCATGGTCTTTCCTTCTGGGCAGATCCCAAGCCAGACCTCGGCCTTGGCACCAGCCCCCAACCCGGTCCTGACCCAGACCCCAGtcctggccccagccccaggcatGGCATCAaccccggccccggccccagccccaggcatGGCATCAACCCTGGCCCAGGCCCTAGCCCCAGGCCTGGCTCAGGCTGTGACCCCGCCTGCCCCCAAGACCAACCAGACTGGGGAAGGGACACTGACAGAGGCCCTGCTGCAGCTGCAGTTTGATACCGATGAAGACCTGGGGGCTCTGCTTGGCAACAACACTGACCCTGCCGTGTTCACAGACCTGGCATCTGTCGACAACTCTGAGTTTCAGCAGTTGCTGAACCAGGGTGTACCCATGGGCCCCCACACAGCTGAGCCCATGCTGATGGAGTACCCTGAGGCTATAACTCGCCTGGTGACAGGGTCCCAGAGGCCCCCTGACCCAGCTCCCACTCCCCTGGGGCCCCCTGGGCTCACCAATGGTCTCCTCTCAGGGGATGAAGACTTCTCCTCCATCGCGGACGTGGACTTCTCAGCCCTCCTGAGTCAGATCAGCTCCTAA